The proteins below come from a single Synechococcus sp. WH 8101 genomic window:
- a CDS encoding transglycosylase domain-containing protein codes for MKRTRRHWVLLGVTAGSIGVGVALGQAALTQALDATLPDARGIARFNRPGTITLLSSDGQVIQKLGPATREKIQPGQMPELVKQAFVAAEDRRFYDHDGVDLWGISRALVTNLRQGAVREGASTITQQLARTVFLSQDRTLTRKLKEAALAYKLERQLSKEQILEQYLNFVYLGSSAYGVSDAAWVYFSKQPDQLTLPEAALIAGLPPAPSVYSPLVNPDLALERRSIVLDRMQQAGFISAGEAAEARNAPLDLKPATPKYFNSAAPYFTSWVAQQLPTILTPDQLEVGGLKIRTSLNLAWQKDAQQVVKEFAPGGTEGAIVSIEPGTGLVRVMVGGKDFNASQFNRATQALRSPGSTFKLFPYAAAINAGVKPEDIFNDSPRCWGGYCPKNFGNKYFGPISLADALKNSLNTVAVQLQDKVGFDPIIAMANNLGIGTTRPLGKFYPMAIGAYEQTILDMAAAYAAVANRGVYVKPAAFEEIRGPGGEVIWSRRVDGDRGRRAVDSDVADAMNWMLQRVVEGGTGAAAKLNDRPVAGKTGTSEGARDLWFIGSIPQLTTAVWFGHDNNRETNSNSGEAAWAWNQFMSKIKNQFPVQTFPPKPVLKRTFKKPGAKAKTPKENQEAPYRGYDYDPDPSIWAPEPAPAPAPQAPPPRYVAPPGGPPVDENFRPLPVQ; via the coding sequence GTGAAACGCACCCGCCGTCACTGGGTGCTCCTCGGCGTCACCGCCGGCTCGATCGGTGTGGGCGTGGCTCTGGGCCAGGCCGCGCTCACCCAGGCTCTCGATGCCACCCTGCCCGATGCCAGGGGTATCGCCCGCTTCAACCGCCCCGGAACGATCACCCTGCTCTCCAGCGACGGCCAGGTGATCCAGAAGCTCGGGCCCGCCACGCGCGAAAAAATCCAACCCGGCCAGATGCCGGAGCTGGTGAAGCAGGCCTTCGTGGCAGCGGAAGACCGCCGCTTCTACGACCATGATGGCGTGGATCTCTGGGGCATCAGTCGCGCCCTGGTGACCAACCTGCGCCAGGGGGCCGTGCGGGAAGGCGCCAGCACGATCACCCAGCAGCTGGCCCGCACGGTGTTTCTCAGCCAGGACCGCACCCTCACCCGCAAGCTGAAGGAAGCGGCTCTGGCCTACAAACTCGAGCGTCAACTCAGCAAGGAACAGATTCTCGAGCAGTACCTCAACTTCGTGTATCTGGGCTCGAGCGCGTATGGCGTTTCTGATGCCGCCTGGGTGTATTTCTCCAAGCAACCGGATCAGCTCACCCTGCCGGAGGCGGCCCTGATCGCCGGCCTCCCGCCGGCGCCTTCGGTGTATTCACCGCTGGTGAACCCCGACCTGGCCCTGGAACGGCGCTCGATCGTCCTCGATCGCATGCAACAGGCCGGCTTCATCTCGGCCGGAGAAGCGGCGGAAGCGCGCAACGCACCGCTCGATCTCAAACCGGCCACACCGAAATACTTCAACAGCGCCGCCCCTTACTTCACCAGCTGGGTCGCCCAGCAGCTGCCCACGATCCTCACCCCCGATCAGCTTGAGGTGGGTGGTCTGAAAATCCGCACCAGTCTCAACCTTGCCTGGCAGAAGGATGCGCAGCAGGTGGTGAAGGAGTTTGCTCCCGGCGGCACCGAGGGAGCGATCGTGTCGATCGAACCCGGCACGGGCCTGGTGCGGGTGATGGTGGGCGGCAAGGATTTCAACGCCAGCCAGTTCAACCGGGCCACCCAGGCGCTGCGCTCTCCTGGCTCCACCTTCAAGTTGTTTCCCTACGCCGCAGCGATCAATGCCGGCGTGAAGCCTGAAGACATCTTCAACGACTCGCCCCGCTGCTGGGGGGGCTATTGCCCGAAGAACTTCGGAAACAAGTATTTCGGCCCGATCTCCCTCGCCGATGCCCTGAAGAACTCGCTCAACACCGTGGCGGTGCAGCTGCAAGACAAGGTGGGCTTCGACCCGATCATTGCCATGGCGAACAACCTGGGGATCGGCACCACGCGCCCCCTGGGCAAGTTTTATCCCATGGCCATCGGCGCCTACGAGCAAACCATCCTCGACATGGCGGCCGCCTACGCGGCGGTGGCCAATCGCGGCGTGTATGTGAAGCCGGCGGCTTTTGAAGAGATCCGCGGACCGGGTGGCGAGGTGATCTGGAGCCGCCGCGTTGATGGAGATCGGGGTCGCCGGGCCGTCGACAGCGATGTGGCCGACGCCATGAACTGGATGCTGCAGCGGGTGGTGGAGGGCGGCACCGGAGCTGCCGCCAAGCTCAACGACCGGCCAGTGGCCGGCAAGACCGGCACCTCCGAGGGTGCTCGCGACCTGTGGTTCATCGGCTCGATTCCCCAACTCACCACGGCCGTGTGGTTCGGCCACGACAACAACCGCGAAACCAACAGCAACAGCGGCGAGGCCGCCTGGGCCTGGAACCAGTTCATGAGCAAGATCAAGAACCAGTTTCCGGTGCAGACCTTCCCACCCAAGCCCGTGCTCAAACGCACCTTCAAAAAGCCCGGCGCCAAAGCCAAGACACCCAAGGAGAACCAGGAAGCGCCTTATCGCGGCTACGACTACGACCCGGATCCGAGCATCTGGGCGCCGGAGCCGGCGCCAGCTCCCGCCCCCCAGGCACCGCCGCCCCGCTACGTGGCCCCACCGGGAGGGCCGCCGGTGGACGAAAACTTCCGGCCCCTGCCGGTGCAGTGA
- the chlG gene encoding chlorophyll synthase ChlG, producing the protein MSDARQLLGMKGASGTTNIWKLRLQLMKPVTWIPLIWGVVCGAAASGHYVWRWDHLLAALACMVMSGPLLAGFTQTINDYYDREIDAINEPYRPIPSGAIPLGQVKLQIWVLLLAGLAVAWGLDVWAGHTTPVVLLLALGGSFVSFIYSAPPLKLKQNGWLGNYALGASYIALPWWAGQALFGQLTWSTAILTLAYSLAGLGIAVVNDFKSVEGDKALGLQSLPVVFGIERASWISAGMIDVFQLLMVAVLIGIGQHFAAVLLVLLIVPQITFQDIWLLRDPVAFDVKYQASAQPFLVLGMLVTALAVGHSPLTQGM; encoded by the coding sequence ATGAGCGACGCCCGTCAGCTGCTCGGCATGAAAGGTGCCAGCGGCACTACCAATATCTGGAAGCTGCGCCTGCAGCTGATGAAGCCAGTCACCTGGATCCCCCTCATATGGGGTGTGGTCTGCGGTGCCGCCGCCAGTGGCCATTACGTGTGGCGCTGGGATCACCTGCTCGCCGCTCTCGCCTGCATGGTGATGAGCGGTCCGCTGCTGGCGGGCTTCACTCAAACGATCAACGACTACTACGACCGCGAGATCGACGCGATCAATGAGCCCTATCGGCCGATTCCCTCCGGCGCGATCCCTCTCGGCCAGGTGAAGCTGCAGATCTGGGTGCTGCTCCTGGCCGGTCTTGCGGTGGCCTGGGGCCTCGATGTCTGGGCGGGCCACACCACCCCGGTGGTATTGCTCCTCGCCCTCGGTGGCTCCTTCGTGAGCTTCATCTATTCAGCGCCACCGTTGAAGCTCAAGCAGAACGGTTGGCTTGGCAATTACGCCCTCGGGGCCAGCTATATCGCCCTGCCCTGGTGGGCGGGCCAGGCCCTGTTTGGCCAGCTCACCTGGTCGACGGCGATTCTTACCCTTGCCTACAGCCTCGCCGGGCTTGGCATCGCGGTGGTGAACGACTTCAAGAGCGTGGAAGGTGATAAAGCTCTCGGCCTTCAATCGCTGCCGGTGGTATTCGGCATCGAACGAGCCAGCTGGATCAGCGCCGGCATGATTGATGTCTTCCAGTTGCTGATGGTTGCCGTTCTGATCGGAATCGGACAGCATTTCGCTGCCGTGTTGCTCGTGTTGCTGATCGTGCCCCAGATCACCTTCCAGGACATCTGGTTGCTACGCGACCCTGTGGCCTTCGATGTGAAATATCAGGCCAGCGCTCAACCCTTTCTTGTGCTCGGCATGCTCGTGACGGCCCTCGCCGTTGGCCACAGCCCCCTGACCCAGGGGATGTGA
- a CDS encoding DUF2862 domain-containing protein: MSQQAAVTIDIGSKVRVTRVRDRIPAALVELLKKDATGTVTDFRTTDGKGIGVVVELSDGSTSWFFDDEIAPA, translated from the coding sequence ATGTCACAGCAGGCGGCAGTCACCATCGACATCGGCTCCAAGGTGCGGGTCACCCGGGTGCGTGATCGCATTCCCGCCGCTCTGGTGGAGCTGCTCAAGAAGGACGCAACGGGCACCGTCACCGACTTCCGCACCACCGATGGCAAAGGCATCGGCGTGGTCGTGGAGCTCAGCGACGGTTCCACCAGCTGGTTCTTCGACGACGAAATCGCCCCCGCCTGA
- the hisF gene encoding imidazole glycerol phosphate synthase subunit HisF — translation MVALRLIPCLDVADGRVVKGVNFVGLRDAGDPVELASRYSQAGADELVFLDIAATHQGRATLVDLVRRTAEAVTIPFTVGGGISTLEGITELLRAGADKVSLNSSAVRDPELVARGAERFGCQCIVVAIDARARPGGGWDVFVKGGRENTGLDVVTWARRVAELGAGEILLTSMDGDGTQAGYDLALTRAVAQAVPVPVIASGGAGCIDHIAAALDPGPEGGQASAALLASLLHDGVLSVEAIKADLLGRGLPIRPPEA, via the coding sequence ATGGTTGCCCTGCGCTTGATTCCCTGCCTCGATGTGGCCGATGGTCGCGTGGTGAAGGGGGTCAACTTCGTTGGCCTGCGCGATGCAGGTGATCCAGTGGAGCTGGCCAGTCGTTACAGCCAGGCGGGTGCCGATGAGCTGGTGTTTCTCGACATCGCGGCCACTCACCAGGGGCGCGCCACCTTGGTGGATTTGGTGCGCCGCACCGCCGAAGCGGTGACGATCCCGTTCACCGTGGGGGGCGGCATCAGCACGCTGGAGGGGATCACCGAGCTGCTTCGGGCCGGGGCCGACAAGGTCAGCCTCAATTCCTCCGCCGTCCGTGATCCGGAGTTGGTGGCGCGGGGGGCGGAGCGCTTCGGTTGCCAGTGCATCGTTGTGGCGATCGATGCCCGGGCCAGACCTGGGGGTGGTTGGGATGTGTTCGTGAAGGGGGGGCGTGAGAACACCGGCCTCGACGTTGTGACCTGGGCCCGGCGGGTGGCGGAGCTGGGGGCGGGGGAGATCCTGCTCACCTCGATGGATGGCGATGGCACTCAGGCCGGTTATGACCTGGCCCTCACCCGGGCGGTGGCCCAGGCCGTGCCCGTGCCGGTGATCGCTTCGGGGGGAGCTGGCTGCATCGATCACATCGCAGCAGCTCTTGATCCAGGGCCGGAAGGGGGGCAGGCATCGGCGGCACTGCTCGCTTCCCTGCTTCACGATGGCGTGCTCTCGGTGGAGGCGATCAAGGCCGATCTGCTCGGTCGGGGGTTGCCGATTCGGCCCCCGGAGGCCTGA
- the ubiE gene encoding bifunctional demethylmenaquinone methyltransferase/2-methoxy-6-polyprenyl-1,4-benzoquinol methylase UbiE, which translates to MKPGDPAAVEQLFNAVAPRYDRLNDLLSLGLHRVWKRQLLAWLRPCPGERWLDLCCGTGDLALLLASRLRPGGEVLGMDAAAAPLQRARQRSEQQPWLPVRWQQGDALHTGLASAGLDGVVIGYGLRNLADPAAGLAEVRRLLRPGGRAGVLDFNRQKAGGAGEAFQRAYLRRLVVPTAALVGLKEHYAYLEASLQRFPDGAAQEQLALEAGFRAARHRALAGGQMGLLLLEA; encoded by the coding sequence GTGAAGCCTGGTGATCCCGCTGCCGTCGAGCAGCTGTTCAACGCGGTGGCGCCCCGTTACGACCGCCTGAACGATCTGTTGAGCCTTGGTCTTCATCGTGTCTGGAAGCGCCAGTTGTTGGCTTGGCTGCGTCCCTGTCCTGGAGAACGCTGGCTGGATCTCTGTTGCGGCACGGGTGATCTTGCCCTGTTGTTGGCGTCTCGGTTACGACCGGGCGGAGAGGTGCTCGGGATGGATGCGGCAGCCGCACCCCTGCAACGCGCTCGGCAGCGTTCGGAGCAGCAGCCCTGGCTGCCTGTGCGATGGCAGCAAGGGGATGCGCTGCACACCGGCCTGGCGTCGGCCGGCCTTGATGGGGTGGTGATCGGTTACGGCCTGCGCAACCTCGCCGATCCTGCGGCGGGGCTGGCGGAGGTGCGCCGTCTGCTTCGGCCTGGTGGCCGCGCCGGCGTGCTCGATTTCAATCGGCAGAAGGCCGGTGGTGCTGGCGAGGCGTTTCAGCGCGCCTACCTGCGCCGACTGGTGGTACCGACGGCGGCGCTGGTGGGCTTGAAGGAGCATTACGCCTATCTCGAGGCCAGTTTGCAGCGGTTTCCTGATGGCGCCGCCCAGGAACAGCTGGCCTTAGAGGCAGGGTTTCGCGCTGCCCGCCACCGTGCTCTGGCCGGCGGCCAGATGGGCCTACTGCTTCTGGAGGCATGA
- the glyQ gene encoding glycine--tRNA ligase subunit alpha encodes MHFQDIISTLNRFWAEQGCLLLQPYDTEKGAGTMSPHTVLRAIGPEPWAVAYPEPCRRPTDGRYGDNPNRAQHYFQYQVLIKPSPDGIQETYLASLDALGIQAKEHDIRFVEDNWESPTLGAWGVGWEVWLDGMEVTQFTYFQQCGGIDCRPVSIEITYGLERLAMYLQDVESIWDLSWNAKRSYGDIWLPFEKGQCQFNFEASDPERLKQLFAIYEAEASDLITQQLPAPALDFVLKCSHTFNLLEARGVISVTERTATIARIRTLARKVAETWLAEREALGFPLLAERLA; translated from the coding sequence ATGCACTTTCAAGACATCATCAGCACGCTTAACCGCTTCTGGGCCGAACAGGGTTGCCTGTTACTGCAGCCCTACGACACGGAAAAGGGCGCCGGCACCATGAGCCCCCACACGGTGCTGCGGGCGATCGGTCCGGAGCCGTGGGCGGTGGCTTATCCCGAGCCCTGCCGGCGCCCCACCGACGGGCGCTACGGCGATAACCCCAACCGCGCCCAGCACTATTTTCAGTATCAGGTGCTGATCAAGCCGTCGCCGGATGGCATTCAGGAGACCTATCTGGCCTCGCTGGACGCCTTGGGGATCCAGGCCAAGGAGCACGACATCCGCTTTGTTGAAGACAACTGGGAGTCCCCCACCCTCGGCGCCTGGGGCGTGGGTTGGGAGGTGTGGCTCGATGGCATGGAGGTGACCCAGTTCACCTATTTCCAGCAGTGCGGCGGCATCGATTGCCGGCCTGTGTCGATTGAGATCACCTACGGCCTCGAGCGTCTCGCCATGTATCTGCAGGATGTGGAAAGCATCTGGGATCTGAGCTGGAACGCGAAGCGCAGCTATGGCGACATCTGGCTGCCTTTTGAAAAGGGGCAGTGTCAGTTCAATTTCGAAGCGTCCGATCCAGAGCGGCTCAAACAGCTCTTCGCGATCTATGAGGCGGAGGCGTCGGATCTGATCACCCAGCAGCTGCCGGCCCCGGCGCTCGATTTCGTGCTCAAGTGCAGCCACACCTTCAACCTGCTGGAAGCGCGTGGTGTGATTTCGGTGACCGAACGCACGGCCACGATCGCCCGCATCCGCACCCTGGCGCGCAAGGTGGCCGAAACCTGGCTGGCGGAGCGTGAAGCCCTCGGTTTCCCACTGCTTGCCGAACGGCTCGCGTAA
- a CDS encoding ComEC/Rec2 family competence protein, producing the protein MPRSEFTLAATALALAALMAGALAVTPGHWLLVLLALACGLAWLCRCRSLSWRHGGALLLLLLVLAAGTSWRSQTSPPQRDPLLAVLSDASIEAPQQIEAVLLADSRKLGERCQALLAVERVNGRLVNGRTELQIQPCERGLEQGWRIAAEGRLRQPAPAAHPLVPGAAERLAAQGVHTQFRAEAFRLLSQHWTPLADARRRIAAQLQRWAGPREGSLLAALVLGSAQVAVPLELRDAFRVAGLSHALAASGFHLSVLLGTTLALVRSLPVALRLGGGGLAMASFLALAGGQPSVVRAVLMGAAALLIREGGGRSRPLGVLLITLVLMLLIHPAWARSIGFQLSAAATAGLVISAGPIEAWLAQRAPRGCLGWLPAALSAPLAALLWTLPLQLLHFGSTPLYALVANLLAAPLLAPLTLAALALTLTLLILPVGLAALLLPWLIWPVAKLAGLLIALVLWISTWPYAQLLTGRPQPWVVLLLLLGLLPWCLPALARLRWRALPLLLLALIVQASVQLKDGLVVVGQWGRHWVLARHQGRAALVSSHGDGLSCALARRLSEAHGHRRLDWVAVLDPVASSQQPCWRSLARTVLAEHQGQSPLQPGQRLASAGLELGAELDADATRALWLRAGVQRLRLQRATGRPLQ; encoded by the coding sequence ATGCCCCGCTCCGAATTCACCCTGGCCGCCACAGCGCTCGCCCTGGCGGCTCTGATGGCCGGGGCCCTGGCCGTGACGCCCGGGCACTGGCTGCTGGTGTTGCTGGCGCTGGCTTGCGGGCTCGCCTGGCTCTGTCGCTGCCGTTCTTTGTCCTGGCGCCACGGCGGTGCTCTGTTGCTGCTGCTGCTTGTCCTGGCGGCAGGGACGAGCTGGCGCAGCCAGACGAGCCCGCCGCAACGCGATCCGCTCCTGGCCGTGCTGAGCGATGCGTCGATCGAGGCTCCTCAACAGATCGAGGCGGTGCTGCTAGCCGACAGCCGGAAGCTGGGCGAGCGGTGTCAGGCGCTGCTGGCGGTGGAGCGTGTGAACGGGCGGCTGGTAAACGGACGCACGGAACTGCAGATCCAGCCCTGCGAGCGGGGGTTGGAGCAGGGTTGGCGCATCGCTGCGGAGGGCCGCCTGCGCCAGCCTGCGCCTGCCGCCCATCCCCTCGTGCCAGGCGCGGCAGAGCGTCTCGCGGCCCAGGGGGTGCACACCCAGTTTCGGGCTGAGGCGTTCAGGTTGTTGTCGCAGCATTGGACGCCGTTGGCCGATGCCAGGCGCCGGATCGCCGCCCAGCTGCAGCGCTGGGCGGGGCCCCGGGAGGGATCGCTGTTGGCGGCGTTGGTGCTGGGGAGTGCCCAGGTGGCGGTGCCGCTGGAGCTGCGGGATGCCTTCCGGGTGGCGGGGCTCTCCCACGCCCTGGCCGCCAGCGGCTTTCACCTTTCGGTGCTGCTCGGCACCACCCTGGCCCTGGTGCGCTCCTTGCCCGTGGCGTTGCGGCTCGGTGGCGGCGGGCTGGCGATGGCCAGTTTTCTGGCGCTGGCTGGCGGTCAGCCCTCGGTGGTGCGGGCTGTGCTGATGGGGGCAGCGGCGCTGCTGATCCGCGAAGGCGGTGGCCGCAGCCGTCCGCTGGGGGTGCTGCTGATCACGTTGGTGCTGATGCTGCTGATCCATCCGGCCTGGGCGCGCTCCATCGGTTTTCAGCTCAGTGCTGCCGCCACTGCTGGACTGGTGATCAGTGCTGGCCCGATCGAGGCCTGGTTGGCGCAGCGAGCGCCACGGGGTTGCCTGGGGTGGTTGCCGGCAGCCCTCTCCGCGCCGCTGGCGGCCCTGCTCTGGACCTTGCCACTGCAGCTGCTGCACTTCGGCTCGACGCCCCTCTATGCGCTTGTGGCCAATCTGCTGGCGGCGCCGCTGCTGGCGCCCCTCACCCTGGCGGCGCTGGCGCTGACCCTGACGCTGCTGATCCTGCCCGTGGGGCTGGCCGCGCTGTTGCTGCCCTGGCTGATCTGGCCCGTGGCCAAGCTGGCGGGTTTGCTGATCGCGTTGGTGCTCTGGATCAGCACCTGGCCCTATGCGCAGCTGCTCACCGGCCGGCCCCAGCCCTGGGTGGTGCTGCTGTTGCTGCTCGGCTTGCTGCCCTGGTGCCTGCCCGCCCTCGCCCGCCTGCGCTGGCGGGCGCTCCCCCTGTTGCTGCTGGCTCTGATCGTGCAGGCCAGCGTGCAGCTGAAGGACGGGCTGGTCGTGGTGGGGCAGTGGGGGCGCCATTGGGTGCTGGCCCGCCACCAGGGGCGGGCTGCACTGGTGAGTAGCCATGGCGATGGTCTCAGTTGCGCCCTCGCCCGTCGCCTCAGTGAGGCCCATGGTCATCGCCGGCTCGACTGGGTGGCCGTGCTCGACCCGGTGGCTTCATCGCAGCAGCCCTGCTGGCGGTCGCTGGCGCGCACGGTGCTGGCCGAGCACCAGGGTCAGAGCCCCTTGCAACCCGGCCAGCGCCTGGCGAGTGCGGGACTGGAACTGGGTGCGGAGCTGGATGCCGACGCGACGCGAGCCCTCTGGCTGCGGGCCGGTGTCCAGCGGTTGCGCTTGCAGCGGGCCACGGGCCGACCTTTACAGTGA
- a CDS encoding LysR substrate-binding domain-containing protein, with product MLKLDELALFDGLIWLRTGESVARRFSCAQSTVSRNTAKVLELFGLELVRDDFGEWQLLGDLSLLNAERQVHQKARWASWAPLRLEATYWTALSYCAAELGPWMLGNSDIMSIRHRHLLLDHRIVDCQITTLPDLLGPVDPRYRYLQLTAMQPFFVCAPDHPLTKIKNPSLDDLAAYPSLALPPQTFPKVEAALKQLGLWNTTVRMHRYRYEKWEGKCESELLISYGNPLTHHTAPKPLYRLPLALPFASGDVLVYRQDFEGHPLLLALIERLSLAVDAVREIVPGITKVFAPLDVAALEVPVRS from the coding sequence GTGCTGAAGCTTGATGAGCTTGCGCTCTTCGATGGTCTGATCTGGTTGCGAACCGGAGAGTCGGTGGCGCGTCGTTTCAGCTGTGCCCAGTCCACCGTCAGTCGCAACACCGCCAAGGTGCTCGAGCTGTTTGGGCTGGAGCTGGTGCGCGATGACTTCGGCGAATGGCAGTTGCTCGGCGATCTCTCCCTGCTCAACGCCGAACGGCAGGTGCATCAGAAGGCACGCTGGGCCTCATGGGCGCCGTTGCGCCTGGAAGCCACCTACTGGACCGCGCTCTCCTATTGCGCCGCTGAGCTCGGCCCCTGGATGCTCGGCAATTCCGACATCATGTCGATCCGTCATCGCCATCTGCTGCTCGACCACAGGATCGTGGACTGCCAGATCACCACCCTGCCCGATCTGCTGGGCCCTGTGGATCCGCGTTACCGCTACCTCCAGCTCACGGCGATGCAGCCGTTCTTTGTGTGTGCTCCGGATCATCCACTCACCAAAATCAAAAATCCCAGCCTCGACGATCTCGCCGCCTATCCCTCCCTCGCCTTGCCGCCCCAGACCTTCCCGAAGGTGGAGGCTGCCCTCAAGCAGCTCGGCCTCTGGAATACAACGGTGCGCATGCATCGCTATCGCTACGAAAAATGGGAAGGCAAATGCGAGTCGGAACTGCTTATCTCCTACGGCAACCCGCTCACCCACCACACCGCACCCAAGCCCCTGTATCGCCTTCCCCTGGCGTTGCCGTTTGCCTCCGGTGACGTGCTCGTGTATCGCCAAGACTTTGAGGGGCACCCCCTGCTTCTCGCCTTGATCGAGCGACTGTCGCTTGCCGTGGATGCGGTGCGCGAGATCGTGCCCGGCATCACCAAAGTGTTTGCCCCTCTGGATGTTGCAGCGCTCGAGGTGCCTGTTCGCAGCTGA
- a CDS encoding carbonic anhydrase, translated as MHHDPQKLLEMLQEGHARFMAGESRHPHSSAYRLHQLVEGQHPLAAVVSCSDSRVPVELLFDAGFGDLYVVRTAGNTSFTDTIGSLDYGVLGLNLQLIVVMGHEGCGAVTAACTPQEAMTPALQDLVLNIRSGLDEEGVGSELDRAFRANSRVAARRLLQGSELMRSRVAEGTLRIEAACYTLEKGDIEWLGPVSAS; from the coding sequence ATGCACCATGACCCCCAGAAACTCCTGGAGATGCTTCAGGAGGGCCATGCCCGCTTCATGGCGGGGGAATCCCGTCACCCCCACTCCTCTGCCTATCGGCTCCACCAGCTGGTGGAGGGCCAGCATCCGCTGGCGGCGGTGGTGAGCTGTTCCGATTCGCGCGTGCCGGTGGAGCTGCTCTTCGACGCCGGCTTCGGCGACCTGTATGTGGTGCGCACGGCAGGAAACACAAGCTTCACCGACACGATCGGCTCCCTGGATTACGGCGTGCTGGGGCTCAACCTGCAGCTGATCGTGGTGATGGGCCATGAAGGCTGCGGCGCGGTGACCGCGGCCTGCACCCCCCAAGAAGCGATGACCCCGGCCCTGCAGGACCTGGTGCTCAACATCCGCAGCGGCCTCGATGAGGAAGGCGTGGGCTCGGAGCTGGATCGGGCCTTCCGGGCCAACAGCCGGGTGGCGGCCCGGCGTCTGCTCCAGGGCAGTGAGCTGATGCGCTCCAGGGTGGCGGAGGGAACCCTGCGGATCGAAGCCGCCTGCTACACCCTGGAGAAAGGCGATATTGAGTGGCTTGGCCCGGTCAGCGCCAGCTGA